The proteins below are encoded in one region of Bremerella sp. P1:
- a CDS encoding chemotaxis protein CheX: MTDQVGALFLGVFRARKPSRLALKSQPRKTSRSLQRRHLENGAPMQVEYINPFIKSTLVTFDTMLGCTIKRDKLCMADQVNDKYEISGVIGLSGRAQGSVVVSLSREVAIQGAAAMLMMDANEFDDLNEDVIDAVGEIANMVAGSAKAELEELNLSISLPNVVLGHPPDIRFPSQVKPIAVTFDCPWGPMALKVGFTPVHAMI, encoded by the coding sequence TTGACCGACCAAGTCGGCGCTCTATTTTTGGGAGTCTTCCGAGCCAGGAAGCCTTCACGCTTGGCGTTGAAGTCGCAGCCACGAAAGACATCAAGGTCGCTTCAACGTCGTCACCTCGAAAACGGTGCTCCCATGCAGGTCGAATACATCAACCCCTTTATTAAATCCACGCTTGTCACCTTCGACACGATGCTGGGCTGTACCATCAAACGTGACAAGCTGTGCATGGCCGACCAGGTCAATGACAAGTACGAGATCAGCGGTGTGATCGGGCTTTCCGGTCGTGCCCAAGGCTCGGTCGTTGTGAGCCTTTCGCGAGAAGTCGCGATCCAAGGTGCCGCCGCCATGCTGATGATGGACGCCAATGAGTTCGACGACCTGAACGAAGACGTCATCGACGCCGTCGGCGAAATCGCCAACATGGTCGCCGGATCGGCCAAAGCCGAACTGGAAGAGCTGAACCTGTCGATCAGCCTGCCAAACGTCGTCCTGGGTCACCCTCCCGACATTCGCTTCCCTTCGCAGGTGAAGCCAATCGCCGTGACGTTTGATTGTCCTTGGGGACCGATGGCCCTGAAGGTTGGCTTCACGCCTGTGCACGCGATGATCTAA
- the fliG gene encoding flagellar motor switch protein FliG: protein MNKRDPSQHFSNPSLRRAAIILMSLPEEEAAQLMGKLSPKQVEAVCIEIAQLDNLDGKEQEQVILAFAEQNPNQLGGGGGGIGLAKSLVSKALGKNAGETLDNVRQSVESVPFGFLRKVDSQNLLTFIVDEHPQTIALILSHLPASYGAELIAGLPAERQLSVIRRIANMGQTNPEVIREVERGLEDRMASVMSQSFENAGGVPSVAEILNVTDRSTGKALLENLSQEDPDLVEEIRRLMFVFDDIQKLMDKDIQAVLKNVETSQWAMALKGASQDLRDKVVGNMSKRAGEMLLEEMDFLGSVKLSEVEAVQQQIVDIVRRLEDAGEIQLTASDEEEMMIQ from the coding sequence ATGAACAAACGCGATCCTAGCCAGCACTTCTCGAATCCTTCGCTCCGCAGGGCAGCGATTATTTTGATGTCGTTGCCGGAGGAAGAAGCAGCCCAGCTGATGGGCAAGCTCTCGCCGAAGCAGGTCGAAGCGGTTTGTATCGAAATTGCTCAGCTCGATAACCTGGACGGTAAGGAACAGGAACAGGTCATTCTGGCCTTCGCAGAACAAAACCCCAACCAACTGGGCGGTGGCGGCGGCGGGATTGGCCTGGCCAAGTCGCTGGTATCAAAAGCCCTGGGAAAGAATGCCGGCGAAACGCTCGATAACGTGCGTCAGTCGGTCGAGTCGGTCCCGTTTGGCTTTCTGCGAAAGGTCGATAGCCAGAACTTACTGACGTTTATCGTCGACGAGCATCCCCAGACCATCGCGTTGATTCTTTCGCATTTGCCGGCATCGTACGGGGCCGAGCTGATCGCAGGCCTGCCTGCGGAACGCCAATTGTCCGTGATTCGCCGTATCGCCAACATGGGTCAGACGAACCCCGAGGTGATCCGCGAGGTCGAACGAGGGCTGGAAGACCGAATGGCCAGCGTGATGAGCCAATCGTTCGAGAACGCCGGCGGTGTCCCCAGCGTGGCCGAAATCCTCAACGTGACCGATCGCAGCACCGGCAAGGCTTTGCTGGAGAATCTCTCGCAGGAAGACCCGGACCTGGTCGAAGAAATCCGCCGCTTAATGTTCGTCTTCGACGACATCCAGAAGCTGATGGACAAAGACATCCAGGCCGTGCTCAAGAATGTCGAGACCTCGCAGTGGGCGATGGCCCTCAAGGGTGCCAGCCAAGACCTCCGCGACAAAGTGGTCGGCAACATGTCCAAACGAGCCGGCGAAATGCTGCTGGAAGAAATGGACTTCCTGGGCTCGGTCAAGCTCTCCGAAGTGGAAGCCGTACAGCAGCAGATCGTGGACATCGTCCGCCGCCTGGAAGATGCCGGAGAAATCCAGCTGACCGCCAGCGACGAAGAAGAGATGATGATCCAGTAG
- a CDS encoding 3-ketoacyl-ACP reductase has protein sequence MSKRVAIVTGSSRGIGRAIAEQLAADDFCVTVNYNSSPDAAMEVVAGIEQAGGEAIAVQANVASEQGRSQLILDTMAKWDRLDVLVNNAGITSPGRLDILEATSENWDLVLETNLKGPFFLTQDAANQMLSQIEDGIIPAGKIINLSSLSSYASSPNRADYCIAKAGLTMMTQLYADRLGNEKIQVFEVCPGVIATDMTGPVKEKYDKQIAEGLTPIKRWGQPEDVAKAVSAICADYFPFSTGQRIDVDGGFHLRRL, from the coding sequence ATGTCGAAACGTGTTGCGATTGTGACGGGCAGTTCCCGTGGTATCGGCCGGGCGATTGCCGAGCAGTTGGCCGCCGATGACTTTTGCGTCACCGTGAACTACAACTCGAGCCCGGATGCCGCCATGGAAGTGGTCGCTGGCATCGAACAGGCCGGGGGCGAAGCCATCGCGGTGCAAGCCAACGTCGCCTCAGAGCAGGGGCGTTCGCAACTCATTCTCGATACCATGGCCAAGTGGGACCGCCTGGACGTGCTGGTCAACAACGCCGGTATCACCTCGCCAGGGCGGCTCGATATCCTGGAGGCCACCTCCGAGAACTGGGATCTGGTCCTCGAAACCAACCTGAAGGGGCCCTTCTTCCTGACTCAGGACGCGGCCAACCAGATGCTCTCCCAGATCGAAGACGGCATTATTCCGGCCGGCAAGATAATCAACTTGTCGTCCCTTTCTTCCTACGCGAGTTCACCGAACCGGGCCGACTACTGCATTGCCAAAGCAGGGCTCACGATGATGACCCAGCTCTATGCCGATCGCCTGGGTAATGAGAAGATCCAGGTCTTCGAGGTCTGCCCCGGCGTGATCGCCACCGACATGACCGGCCCCGTGAAAGAGAAGTACGACAAGCAAATCGCCGAGGGGCTCACGCCGATCAAGCGTTGGGGCCAGCCAGAAGACGTCGCCAAGGCGGTCTCCGCCATCTGCGCCGACTACTTCCCCTTCAGCACCGGCCAACGCATCGACGTCGACGGTGGCTTCCACCTTCGACGCTTATAA
- a CDS encoding RNA polymerase sigma factor, producing MNETSLSLLNRLRHSPESESWNRLVDLYAPLIRTWLRKYDVQESDAEDLVQEVLLAVSKDVASFQHQGRPGAFRAWLKGILVNRLRNFWRTRDRRHETDGRDNMEQRLAELESPTSELTRLWNNEHDRYVLRELLKLAKPHFAENTWMAFDRVALKGESPRDVAADLNISLNAVVTAKSRVLRRLRQEADGLVDSYSGFMADS from the coding sequence ATGAACGAAACCTCGCTCAGTCTCCTCAATCGTCTCCGCCACTCTCCGGAATCCGAAAGCTGGAATCGGCTGGTCGATCTCTATGCGCCTCTGATCAGGACCTGGCTGCGAAAGTACGACGTGCAAGAGAGCGATGCCGAGGACCTCGTCCAAGAAGTTCTGCTGGCGGTATCCAAGGATGTTGCCAGTTTCCAGCACCAGGGGCGGCCGGGCGCGTTCCGAGCATGGCTCAAAGGGATTCTCGTAAATCGGCTGCGAAATTTCTGGCGAACCCGCGATCGTCGGCACGAGACGGACGGTAGGGATAATATGGAACAACGCTTGGCCGAACTGGAAAGCCCGACCAGTGAATTGACCCGCCTTTGGAATAACGAGCACGACCGATACGTGCTGCGGGAGCTCCTGAAACTTGCCAAGCCTCATTTCGCTGAAAACACGTGGATGGCGTTCGATCGAGTCGCACTGAAGGGGGAAAGCCCGCGTGATGTCGCTGCCGATTTGAATATTTCTCTGAATGCGGTCGTGACCGCTAAGTCCCGAGTACTGAGAAGGTTACGGCAAGAGGCAGACGGGCTCGTTGATTCTTATTCAGGTTTTATGGCCGACAGCTAA
- a CDS encoding protein kinase domain-containing protein, with protein MPEKANHPSPAQLHAFGLGRLSADEATAIEEHINKCEPCCETIVDLSSDDTFLGLLQSVDREPTDQTVDQSSGTTTSSSESVPTPLAEHPRYEIVGLIGRGGMGDVYKAQHRKMKRTVALKVINRKLFRQGQAVSRFHREVEAAAQLSHPNIVTAHDADQAGDFHFMVMEYVDGVDLAQVVRDNGVLPIGKAADYIRQAALGLQHANERGMVHRDIKPHNLMVTTDGTVKILDFGLASLAPETLSDNDEVEARGDLTVAGSIMGTPDFISPEQAEDARNADIRSDIYSLGATLYYLLAGRSPIAGSNVTEKLKNLAESETQSLQEIRHDIPAELCAVVEKMLAKNPDERFQSPAEVAEALLPFADGEKSSNATVSSSNARKTKTFRNFLIAAGLIGLVVSLAIAMMRESVGDKLAKMAPGVTSVNYPPEGKEYLLLYTVEGDALDGTPAAICDIGDCRIALLGQDISTTRDFSVGVNVAVSDALPASSTRERDTSGNVFFTSNSGDGKASCKFHGFKFDLTDSMISIGKNWSHRWKDPSSPGLLILVDTKTNHFTTQAMKPRSERELLPARWKAPQQLDSDSESGLKLSPELQAGLRESGQSPTEFNSKLNATISHAAGIPNDQWEKTAQGMGTDAIEGTPLSEVLLMSAPAGTSDPGAAPTPPAFRMLTSRMPKPQDLHKAISPSQAHGYVSIIQPEYIQKITLDLDPETKLFKGTVWFEAPELYAGKVDFALKYDASRMEVVEFTLPELGLKLTRAPNGLWVRNEIETPAEPSNAEAMNDLASSVPRVTDRDRIQGDWGATSQFVDGTPVARNFERDVIYYMISGFTVNVLGGPEIDHAKFRLDDTQSPKTIDIQHEDGSIERGIYEVEGESLVICTAKPGNKDRPTEMESQKGSGTTLTTFELLDLPVQLDSQRIEKTWQLISSVADGAETEQDEPLYFIFDEDRLVIDAGTEKEQRNYRLVYSDDGPKKINLIFFNGDVTRCIYEIEGDTMRLCLQDFETNERPTSFEATPESKTTLLTFKEVPPTFSDHQLIQGTWQLTEKMNDEGPIETSEWKANPTTFVFQGNKLIRNDGTEKLDTDFYLDPTWDQITLIDEEWRLTLGSYEFDGDTLRISLSDDEYLPTSSLEDNPSSHIKVFIFKRVKQAATDQDGLPGIKPRSFADPAETARAHFRAIFEGDEKTLKTTYAANVQLMPGHEFLKDQYGLTEPGSRAKGAQLPRETLIKAFTQHPVTPTKKEAIQEMLPLIKFEQLAVAEGDFVIVADPADAIDESDKKLHFQIQNRDVLIKVAPPRGDFALLQMRKQDGTWRVVSEYLD; from the coding sequence GTGCCCGAGAAAGCGAATCACCCCAGCCCTGCCCAGTTGCATGCTTTCGGTCTGGGTCGACTGTCTGCCGATGAAGCGACCGCGATTGAAGAGCACATCAACAAGTGCGAACCGTGCTGTGAAACAATCGTCGATCTTTCGTCCGATGACACATTCCTTGGACTCTTGCAGAGCGTCGATCGGGAACCAACCGATCAGACGGTGGATCAATCATCAGGCACCACTACTTCAAGCTCCGAAAGTGTTCCGACACCACTCGCGGAGCATCCTCGCTACGAGATCGTGGGGCTAATCGGTCGAGGTGGCATGGGCGATGTCTACAAGGCCCAGCATCGCAAGATGAAACGCACCGTGGCCCTAAAGGTCATCAATCGCAAGTTGTTTCGCCAAGGGCAAGCGGTCAGTCGGTTCCATCGTGAAGTCGAAGCCGCGGCTCAGCTTTCTCATCCCAATATCGTCACAGCACATGATGCCGACCAGGCAGGCGATTTCCATTTTATGGTGATGGAGTACGTCGATGGCGTGGACCTTGCCCAGGTTGTCCGGGACAACGGTGTGTTACCCATCGGCAAAGCAGCCGATTACATCCGCCAGGCAGCGCTAGGACTCCAGCACGCCAACGAACGGGGCATGGTCCACCGCGACATCAAACCACATAACCTGATGGTTACCACGGACGGCACCGTGAAGATCCTCGACTTTGGTCTCGCCTCTCTCGCTCCAGAGACTCTTTCGGATAACGACGAGGTCGAAGCACGGGGAGACCTCACGGTAGCCGGCTCGATCATGGGTACGCCGGACTTCATCTCGCCGGAACAAGCGGAAGATGCCCGAAACGCCGATATTCGTAGCGACATCTACAGCCTGGGAGCAACGCTCTACTATCTGCTCGCAGGCCGCTCGCCAATTGCCGGCAGCAATGTGACTGAGAAGCTCAAGAATCTTGCCGAATCTGAAACGCAATCGTTGCAGGAGATTCGCCACGATATTCCCGCGGAACTGTGTGCTGTCGTCGAGAAGATGCTGGCCAAGAACCCTGACGAGCGTTTTCAGTCCCCGGCCGAGGTCGCGGAAGCATTACTGCCGTTTGCAGACGGAGAAAAATCGAGTAACGCTACGGTCAGTAGTTCCAATGCACGCAAGACCAAGACCTTCCGCAACTTCTTAATCGCCGCGGGTCTGATCGGCTTAGTCGTGTCGCTGGCCATCGCCATGATGCGCGAATCGGTTGGGGATAAGCTCGCCAAAATGGCCCCTGGCGTGACGTCCGTCAATTATCCACCAGAGGGCAAGGAGTATCTGCTGCTCTACACCGTTGAGGGAGACGCTCTAGATGGAACACCAGCAGCGATCTGCGATATCGGCGACTGCCGTATTGCACTGTTGGGACAAGATATCTCGACGACGCGAGATTTCAGCGTGGGCGTGAACGTGGCGGTGTCCGATGCGTTACCGGCAAGTTCAACCAGAGAAAGGGATACAAGTGGCAACGTCTTCTTTACAAGCAATTCTGGAGACGGCAAAGCGAGTTGCAAGTTTCATGGATTTAAGTTCGACCTGACCGATAGCATGATTTCAATTGGAAAGAATTGGAGCCACAGGTGGAAAGATCCATCGTCGCCAGGGCTCCTGATTCTGGTCGATACGAAAACAAATCACTTCACCACGCAAGCGATGAAACCACGTTCCGAGCGTGAACTGCTGCCCGCAAGGTGGAAAGCGCCGCAGCAACTCGATTCAGATTCGGAATCTGGCCTCAAGTTATCTCCGGAATTGCAGGCAGGACTACGTGAATCGGGGCAAAGCCCTACCGAGTTCAACAGTAAGCTGAACGCCACCATCAGCCATGCCGCCGGGATTCCCAACGACCAGTGGGAAAAGACCGCCCAAGGCATGGGGACCGACGCGATCGAAGGGACGCCCCTTTCCGAAGTGCTTCTCATGAGTGCTCCTGCCGGCACCTCAGATCCCGGCGCTGCACCGACCCCTCCTGCCTTCCGCATGCTCACCAGTCGCATGCCTAAGCCACAAGATCTTCACAAGGCGATCTCGCCGAGCCAGGCTCACGGCTACGTATCGATCATTCAGCCAGAATACATTCAGAAGATAACGCTTGATCTTGATCCTGAGACGAAGCTATTCAAGGGTACCGTTTGGTTCGAGGCTCCCGAACTTTACGCCGGCAAGGTCGACTTCGCGCTGAAATACGACGCCAGCCGCATGGAAGTAGTCGAATTCACTCTGCCTGAGTTAGGCTTGAAACTCACCCGAGCCCCAAACGGTTTGTGGGTTCGCAATGAGATTGAGACGCCAGCAGAGCCTAGCAACGCAGAGGCCATGAACGATCTGGCAAGTTCGGTTCCCCGAGTTACCGATCGCGATCGCATCCAAGGCGACTGGGGTGCAACTTCACAATTCGTCGACGGGACACCCGTTGCCAGAAACTTCGAAAGAGATGTTATCTACTACATGATCTCCGGGTTCACCGTCAATGTGCTTGGCGGCCCCGAGATCGATCACGCGAAGTTTCGCCTGGACGATACCCAAAGCCCTAAAACGATTGACATTCAACACGAAGATGGGTCGATCGAGCGCGGCATCTACGAAGTCGAAGGGGAATCGCTGGTGATTTGCACGGCAAAACCGGGAAACAAAGACCGGCCCACCGAGATGGAGTCCCAAAAAGGTTCCGGGACAACGCTCACGACTTTCGAGCTTCTGGATCTACCTGTTCAACTAGATAGCCAGCGTATCGAGAAAACCTGGCAATTGATTTCAAGTGTCGCTGATGGAGCGGAAACGGAACAAGATGAGCCCTTGTATTTCATCTTCGACGAAGACCGACTCGTGATCGACGCTGGCACAGAGAAGGAGCAACGCAACTATCGCCTAGTCTACAGTGACGACGGCCCCAAGAAGATCAATCTTATCTTTTTCAATGGAGATGTGACTCGTTGCATTTATGAAATTGAGGGAGACACGATGCGACTGTGCCTCCAAGACTTCGAGACCAATGAGCGCCCCACGTCATTTGAGGCGACTCCCGAGTCGAAAACCACGCTGCTGACTTTCAAAGAGGTTCCGCCCACTTTCTCCGATCACCAGCTCATCCAGGGCACTTGGCAACTCACCGAGAAAATGAATGACGAAGGTCCTATTGAAACGTCCGAGTGGAAAGCCAATCCCACGACCTTTGTCTTTCAAGGCAATAAGCTGATCCGGAATGACGGAACAGAAAAGCTGGACACCGATTTCTATCTCGACCCAACCTGGGATCAAATCACGCTGATTGACGAAGAGTGGAGACTCACCCTGGGCAGCTATGAATTCGATGGAGATACGCTCCGAATTTCCCTTTCCGACGATGAGTATCTTCCGACCAGCTCTTTGGAAGACAACCCAAGCTCCCACATCAAAGTCTTTATCTTCAAGCGGGTAAAGCAGGCCGCGACAGATCAAGACGGACTCCCAGGAATCAAGCCCCGGTCGTTCGCCGATCCTGCTGAAACCGCCCGGGCTCATTTTCGCGCAATTTTTGAAGGGGACGAGAAAACTCTCAAGACGACCTATGCCGCCAACGTTCAATTGATGCCAGGACACGAATTCCTGAAGGACCAGTACGGCCTAACCGAGCCAGGAAGTCGTGCGAAAGGAGCCCAACTCCCGCGAGAGACGCTCATCAAAGCGTTTACACAACATCCAGTTACGCCCACGAAGAAGGAAGCGATTCAAGAAATGCTTCCCTTAATCAAGTTTGAACAACTGGCCGTCGCCGAGGGAGACTTCGTAATCGTCGCTGACCCGGCCGATGCCATCGACGAATCGGACAAGAAGTTACATTTCCAAATCCAAAACCGGGATGTCCTGATCAAGGTTGCCCCACCGCGAGGTGACTTCGCTCTTCTACAAATGAGAAAGCAAGATGGAACGTGGCGAGTTGTTTCCGAGTACCTCGACTGA
- a CDS encoding trypsin-like peptidase domain-containing protein — MRSPSLNNLAVRLCWLLLATAVCYSPVFSGQSAHATELRMTPIVKAVQGAKDAIVNIHGHKTVSTVSAVGGDTPRQVNGMGTGVIIDRRGFIVTNHHVVDGVRRIQVTFNNGETLIARLIAHDLTTDLAVIKVDASKDLPCINIGKSTDLMPGETVIAVGNAYGYENSVTRGIISALHRSVQVTENQKYDDLIQTDASINPGNSGGPLLNIDGQMIGINVAVRVGAQGIGFAIPVDNVMEISSRMMSTERMSDQSHGIRGKTMWEGDTPVFKVTGVEKDSPADAAGLRIGDTLTKIGEQSIQRQLDVELALLNRTLNEEVTLEVDRAGETGKQLAIVTKSVSGATNVSDLAWRTMGVRVKPMPENDFAQLSSRYRGGLQVTAVRAGSPAEVEGIQTGDILVGMHDWETISYENLDYILKNKSVTTRGAIRFYILRERDTLYGDISLAATQQVTQR; from the coding sequence ATGCGTTCACCCTCCTTGAATAACCTCGCTGTTCGTCTTTGCTGGCTTTTGCTCGCAACAGCAGTGTGCTATTCACCGGTCTTCTCCGGCCAATCTGCTCATGCCACCGAACTCCGCATGACGCCCATCGTCAAAGCGGTTCAAGGTGCCAAGGATGCAATCGTCAACATCCATGGCCACAAGACGGTCTCGACCGTTAGTGCCGTTGGCGGCGATACTCCCCGACAAGTCAATGGTATGGGCACCGGCGTGATCATCGATCGCCGCGGCTTCATCGTCACCAACCATCACGTGGTGGACGGTGTCCGACGCATTCAAGTGACGTTCAACAATGGCGAAACGCTGATTGCTCGCCTGATTGCCCACGACCTGACGACCGACCTGGCCGTGATTAAGGTCGATGCCTCGAAGGACCTTCCTTGCATTAACATTGGCAAGTCGACCGACCTGATGCCCGGCGAAACGGTCATCGCAGTGGGTAACGCCTACGGATACGAAAACTCGGTCACTCGCGGGATCATCAGTGCTCTGCACCGAAGCGTCCAAGTCACCGAGAACCAGAAGTACGACGACCTGATCCAAACCGATGCCAGCATCAACCCCGGCAACTCCGGCGGCCCGCTGCTGAACATCGACGGTCAGATGATCGGCATCAACGTTGCCGTTCGCGTCGGTGCCCAAGGCATCGGCTTCGCCATCCCCGTCGACAACGTCATGGAAATCTCTTCCCGCATGATGTCGACCGAACGCATGAGCGATCAGTCCCACGGCATTCGCGGCAAGACCATGTGGGAAGGCGACACCCCAGTCTTCAAGGTCACCGGCGTCGAAAAGGACAGCCCTGCCGATGCAGCCGGCCTGCGAATCGGCGACACGCTGACCAAGATTGGCGAACAAAGCATTCAACGTCAGCTCGACGTGGAACTGGCTCTGCTCAACCGCACGCTCAACGAAGAAGTGACTCTGGAAGTCGACCGAGCTGGCGAAACCGGCAAGCAGTTGGCTATCGTCACCAAGAGCGTTAGCGGAGCGACCAACGTTTCCGACCTGGCTTGGCGAACGATGGGTGTCCGCGTGAAGCCGATGCCAGAGAATGACTTCGCTCAGCTTTCCAGCCGATACCGCGGTGGCCTGCAAGTGACCGCCGTGCGAGCTGGCAGCCCAGCCGAAGTCGAAGGCATCCAGACCGGTGACATCCTGGTCGGCATGCACGACTGGGAAACGATCTCGTACGAGAACCTCGACTACATTCTGAAGAACAAGTCGGTGACCACACGCGGTGCGATTCGCTTCTACATTCTGCGAGAACGCGACACCCTGTACGGCGACATCAGCCTGGCCGCCACCCAGCAGGTCACGCAGCGATAA
- a CDS encoding thiamine-phosphate kinase, protein MEQAFLKYLAAQKQSISPDSIGIGDDAAVLSWQAAQKLVVCTDLISDETDFHLADVTPQQIGRKALAINLSDIAAMACEPVGAFLTLLLPQGDASLDLATGIYEGAAQLGETYGCPILGGDTNTWPGKVAVSVTVLGRCPFDKPLLREGARPGDAIYVTGTLGGSILGDHIDFHPRVREAIRLREICGLTAGMDISDGISIDLPRLCQRSRVGAEIDVRALPISDAARQMNHSTGKPAWWHALNDGEDFELLFTVPEAEIERLEAQWTESTPVTKIGTIQSGTDLFLLDESGQRQPLEPEGFSHQ, encoded by the coding sequence GTGGAACAAGCGTTCCTCAAATATCTCGCCGCTCAGAAGCAATCCATCTCGCCCGATAGCATTGGCATCGGCGACGACGCGGCAGTGCTATCGTGGCAAGCCGCTCAAAAGCTGGTCGTCTGCACCGATCTGATCTCCGACGAGACCGACTTCCACCTGGCGGATGTCACGCCGCAGCAGATTGGTCGCAAAGCACTGGCCATCAACCTCAGTGACATCGCTGCCATGGCCTGTGAGCCCGTAGGAGCGTTCCTCACGCTGCTTCTGCCCCAAGGTGACGCCTCGCTCGACCTGGCGACAGGAATCTACGAGGGAGCCGCTCAGCTAGGCGAAACATACGGCTGCCCAATTTTGGGTGGCGATACGAACACGTGGCCCGGCAAAGTGGCCGTCAGCGTGACGGTGCTAGGGCGATGTCCCTTCGATAAGCCGCTGCTGCGCGAAGGAGCCCGGCCTGGGGACGCGATCTACGTCACAGGCACCCTCGGTGGCAGCATCCTGGGCGACCACATCGACTTCCATCCTCGTGTGCGAGAAGCGATCCGGCTTCGCGAGATTTGCGGTCTGACCGCAGGCATGGACATCAGCGACGGCATCTCGATCGACCTGCCACGCCTCTGCCAACGGAGCCGTGTAGGAGCCGAGATCGACGTCCGTGCGCTTCCCATTTCCGACGCGGCCCGTCAGATGAACCACTCGACCGGCAAGCCTGCGTGGTGGCATGCTCTGAACGACGGCGAAGATTTCGAGCTCTTGTTCACGGTACCGGAAGCGGAAATCGAACGGCTGGAAGCCCAATGGACGGAGTCGACCCCAGTGACAAAAATAGGAACCATTCAATCAGGCACCGACCTGTTCCTGCTGGACGAGTCAGGCCAGCGACAGCCCCTGGAGCCGGAAGGTTTCTCGCACCAATAG
- the tsaE gene encoding tRNA (adenosine(37)-N6)-threonylcarbamoyltransferase complex ATPase subunit type 1 TsaE, whose amino-acid sequence MSSITWEATSEDDTKKLGTILADAIPPGTVVALNGTLGAGKTRLVKAMADALGIPAEDVISPTFVIMQRYFGGKTLYHFDVYRIKDDDEFLELGPEEYFDSDGITLLEWADRVENCLPHDYLRIDIEVLGETARQFTISSVGEDLENVPLQVKDAL is encoded by the coding sequence ATGAGCAGCATCACCTGGGAAGCAACCAGCGAAGACGACACCAAGAAGCTCGGCACCATTCTGGCCGACGCCATCCCGCCAGGGACCGTCGTCGCACTGAACGGCACGCTCGGGGCCGGCAAGACGCGGCTGGTTAAAGCCATGGCCGACGCCCTGGGTATCCCGGCAGAAGACGTCATCAGCCCGACGTTCGTCATCATGCAGCGTTACTTTGGCGGCAAGACGCTCTACCATTTCGACGTCTATCGCATCAAAGACGATGACGAGTTTCTGGAACTAGGGCCCGAAGAGTATTTCGATTCCGACGGCATCACCCTGCTGGAATGGGCCGACCGCGTCGAGAACTGCCTGCCGCACGACTACCTGCGGATCGATATCGAAGTGTTGGGCGAGACTGCCCGGCAGTTCACGATCTCGTCCGTGGGGGAAGATCTGGAAAACGTGCCACTGCAGGTGAAGGACGCTTTGTAA